The genomic region CTACTTTTAGTACGAGAGGAACAGAGTAGCGGCGCCACTGGTGTATCAGTTGTCCGACAGGGCATTGCTGAGCAGCTACGCGCTAAGGAATAAGAGCTGAATGCATCTAAGCTCGAAATCTGACTTGAAAAGAGACTACATTAAGGATCCCGGTAAAAGACCGGTTTGATAGGGTCGGGATGTACGCACCAAGGCAACGAGGTGTTCAGTCCGCGGCTACTAAAAATCCGTGCCTGTCTGTCTTGCTTTGTCCAGGCGAAATCTGATATGTGTATGAGAGTATTCACGATTCATTGATAAAGTATTTATACAATGGTTCCATCCATGTATCGCTCATTGCCAAGATGGCGGAGCGGCTACGCAATCGCCTGCAGAGCGATTCCATTCCGGTTCGAATCCGGATCTTGGCTTAAACTTTATCGTTCATCGTGAGTGAGTTTGGCGGCCATAGCGGCGGGGCAATTCCTGTACCCATCCCGAACACAGAAGATAAGCCCGCCTGCGTTCTATACTGTACTAAAGTATGAGAGTCTTTGGGAAATATGGAACGCTGCCATCTCACTCACACATGATTTCTAAATTCTATTTTCTACAATTCCTTTCTATTACAAATGACTAAACTTACAGTTTTGGCTGTTTATTTTGGTAATCTAAAATGATTGATTCTTCTTATTTTATTTATCATGAAAATCAATAATGTACGGCGCAAAGCGCCGCACAGAGTGGTAATAAAAAATATGTTTGAATAATTAATTATCCACATTTCTACCCATTGCTTCGTTTACATCAGGAATAAAATCTGCTTTTGTAACAATAATAACTTCATCCTTTTCCCTGAGTTTTGGATCTTTTTCTGCAAGGATGAAATCACTCTTTCGGTAAATTCCAATGAATGCACTATCATCAGGCAACGTTATCTCCGACAATTTTTTATCAATCACACTTTCAGTTGCCACAATTCCCATAAACCTAACTTCTGAGCGTACCAGATTACTCAGCTCCATAGTGTTAATTCCTCTAAGCACATCTGCAATGTATCTGGATGAAATGCTTGAAGGATTAATCATATAGTAAAATCCAAGCTTATTGGCAACATCCATAAATTGTTTATCGTCTATTTTCAGTATAATCTTCCCAACTTTTGCATCCCTGGCAATTAAACCAATAAGGATATTGTTCTGATCATTACTGGTACAGGCAACAATAGCATCAGCACTGGGAAGATCCGCTTTTTCCAGAATATCAGGTCTTGTACCCTCTGCATTTATTACAGTACAATCAAGAGTTTCAGCAAGTTCTTTAGCTATTGTTTCATCTTTCTCAATAAGTATGACTTCTTTTCCCTGATCGATCATATTCTTTGTCAGAAGTATCCCAAGTGAACCCGCACCTACAACGATAACTCTCATGTTCTCACAATCCTCTTAGTTTTCCTTTTTCTTTTAATCCATGTTCCCGGCATAAACAGCAGTATCAATGGTATGATTTCAATTCTGCCAAACAACATATCAACAATAAGTACTGCTTTTAGCATTGCTGGCATTGCAGCACTGGTGGCTCCTGCAGAAAGCCCTACTGTGCTAAGTGCACTTGATGCTTCAAAAACAGATGTAATGGTATCCACTCCATAAAGCATGAATATGAATGCTGAAGCTACAAGTATAAGTGTGTAAAGCAGCATAAATGTCACCAGATTGTATATCTCCTCACTTTCGATTATGTGTTCTTCTATCTTTATGGGAGTAATAGTCTCTCTTGGAAGGAATAATCTTACAAGCACATTATGTACTACCTTGAAGAGCAAAAGTAGCCTGAAAACTTTAATTCCACCAGCAGTTGATCCCATACAGCCTCCTATCCACATAATAAATATCAGTACTGCCTTTGATGCTTCCGACAGGATTGACAGGTCAAAAGTAGAGAAACCCGCAGTTGTAATTGCAGAGATAATCTGGAATAAATTGTCTTTGATTGCTGCATATTCAAAATTCTCTCTGGATAATGTCAAAGCAAATACAATTGAACCAAATACTAGGACTGACAGGAAATATTTCAGTTCTTTATCTCTGATAAACTTCTGTGGTTTTTTCAACAGATATGGGTAGAGTACGAAACTAATAGCTCCTAGTATACACGAAATACTAATGGCAGTGGGTATCAAATTTCCATTGTAAGCACCTATACTGGCAGTTTGTGTTGAAAATCCACCCGTTGATACGCAGCAGAAGGCGTGACAAATTGAATCAAAAAGTGACATTCCACTGAGTAGCAGCAATACTATGGAAACAAGTGTTATGACAACGTAAACCTTGCCAAGTGTACGGGTTGTTGATATTACAGTTGGTTTTATTTTCATGTCTCCATAATTGGCTTTATACATCCTGAAAGCCGTCGTTCCTGGCCTAATCAGGACTGAAAGCACAATCAGGATAATTCCTATACCTCCAACCCATTGCCCCCATGAGCGTGCAAAGAAAAAAACAGGACCGACGTCAGCAGGAGCAACACTGAGTCCGGTTGTAGTAACGGCAGAGACACTTTCAAAGTAAGCATCAAAGAACGGCATGCCCGTTGACAGTGACATAGGTATGGCGCTTAAGAATGCAGAAATAGGGAATACCAGAGCTACAATGATCAGTGCCTCTTTTGTTTCAAGCTCATAGTCCGGTAGAGTGCGGTAAATGAAGGAACCCAGAACAAAAGCAGCTATTGCAGTAACTCCATAATATCCTGTAGCCTGGAAATTATGAAATATGATTGCTACAATCATCGGAACAACAAGAACAAATGAAAAAGCCAGAAGATAATAACCCATGTACTTGGCTACAGCCTTGATATGAACAGGGGTATGTAGTTCGTACATATAGTATAATGATGCCTGACTCATTATATATTATGTAGTAAGTAATTGCAAGTTCCACTTTATCCGTTTTGATTTGGAACTTATAACGACCTTCCCAGAGGAAGCTTAAATATATCTTAACTTCATCTAGGAACTCATGTCACAATTCGATATTATACACAAGGATGCGGCAGGCCGTATCGGCAAACTCACAACGCCGCACGGTGTGGTGGAAACTCCTACCGTAATGCCTGTTATCAATCCAAATATCCAGACCATAAAACCTTCCGAAATGAAGGATTTTGGTGCTGAGATCCTTATTACTAATTCCTATATTATCTACCGTAAAGACGAGTTAAGGGAAAAAGCTCTCAAAGACGGTTTGCATGCATTACTCGATTATGACGGTCCAATCATGACCGACTCGGGTTCTTTCCAGTTATCAGTATATGGAGAAGTTGAAGTCACAAATCAGGAAATTATCAATTTCCAGCAAAAGATAGGAACTGATATCGGTGTTCCTCTGGATATTCCAACACATCCTGATGTCACTTATGAGAAAGCAAAGGAAGATATGGATATCACAATAGAGCGTCTCAAGGAAGCAAGAGGACTTGTGAAAGAAGGCGGTATGCTCCTTGCCGGTCCTGTTCAGGGTGCTACTTACAAAGACCTTCGTGAAGATTGTGCCCGTGAACTTTCAGATGTCGGTTTTGATGTTTATCCATTTGGTGCAGTAGTTCCACTCATGGAAGCTTATCGCTATTCAGACCTTGTGGATGTAATCGCTTCAGCCAAAAAAGGTCTGGACCCGGTAGCACCTGTTCACCTTTTCGGTGCCGGTCATCCAATGATGTTTGCACTTGCTGTTGCTCTTGGATGTGATCTTTTTGATTCTGCAGCCTATGCACTTTATGCAAAAGATAGACGTTACATCACTTCAAGAGGCACCTATCATATAGACAAGCTCAAGTACCTGCCGTGTTCCTGTCCTGTATGTATGGCACACACAGCAGAGGAGCTTAAAAAAGCTCACAACTGCACTGAACTTCTGGCAAGACACAATCTCTATGTTACATTTGAGGAAATGCGCGAGGTCAAGCAGGCTATCTGGGAAGGAAACCTTCTGGAACTTGTAGAACAGCGCTGCCGTTCACACCCAAGAATGCTGGAAGCCTTAAAGCAAATGACCAATTATTCCTCATGGCTGGAAGAATGCGATCCTTCATCTAAGTCCACTTTCTTCTATTGCGGTCCTGAATCTGCAAAGAGACCTGAGGTTCTTCGTTTCACCAAACAGCTTGAAAGACTCACCATCAAAGGTTCAGTGCTTATCAGGCCATATCCAACAAAGAAGGACAAAGAGTACGATAATGTCATGGTGTTCAAAGCACCGTTTGGTTCCTATCCGCAGGATCTTGCAGAGGTGTATCCTTTCAATGCAGAAGTTGTAAGGACTCCTGACTATGAATCCCTGGAAACTGCTTTCCTTAATACTATAAAGCTGATTGAGTTGAATCCTGAGGCAACCTACACTTTCCTGATGAGAGAAAGTTTTGTCCATCCTCTGGTTGAGAAACTTAGCAAGATGGACAACGTAACAGTAGTTCCACCGAAGAGCGAATAAATTTTGACAATCTGTTTCTGAATATCTCTTTTTAAGATATTCATATCACTTTTTTCCATTCTTTAAACCCGAATTTGAGTCTATTTGATTCACCAACCCTAATACTAATATATAATACAGGGAATTAGGTGCTATAATCTATCAGGTGATATACTTGGTTTCCACTTCAGGCTCTAAAACACGAAATCCTTATCTTGAGATGTTAAGGCCGGAAATATCTGACATGGACTTAGCCCTGCCTGCAGCCAGCGCTTTACTTGCATCTTATCTGGTTACCGGTGGTTTTCCCGGACTAATACCGTTCATCATAGCTGTGATTGGTGGGTATGCGGCAATCACCAGTTCATATGTTTACAACGATTGCTGCGATATTGATATCGATGCCATAAATCTGCCAGATAGGCCGCTTGTAGCTAATAAACTCAAAAGGAATCAGGCCCTGAAGTATGCAGGACTCTTATTTTTAGTTGCCAGTGCAGCCGCTCTTTATCTTAATCCAGAATCATTTGTGGTTCTTGTGATTGCTGTTGTAACCATCAGTATATACTCAAAACTCGCAAAAAGAATGACATTTTTGAGTTTTGTTCCTGTGGGAATTGCATACGGACTTGTGCCCATTGGTATATGGCTTGCTTTTGATCCCGCAGGGTTCCTGAAAACACCTGATTACGGTTCAATACTTCCACTTCCTGCGATATTCCTTGGTCTGATGATGTGTTTCACAGACTGGGGATTCACACTCTCAGGTGTGGCAAGGGATGTAGAAGGTGACAGGGCCAGAGGAGCACCAACATTCCCGGTGACATTCGGTATTCCTGCAACATCAAAATTCGTTACATTCATGTGGACAGTAGGTGTTATTGCTTCCGTTGCAATTGGAATTACTGCAGAGATCGGTCCTATATACTTTGCAGGTGCACTGCTTGCAGGCGGGTGGATGCTCATCCAATCATTTGATTTCATAAAGAACCCAACAGAAGAGCGTGGGGGAAGACTTTTCCTTCAGGGCTCAAGATACAGAGGAATAATGTTTGGTTCTCTCATACTCGATGTAATACTTTGCATACTCGTACCGGCTTATTCCGGAATCTTATGGTAATTCTTATATTTTTGGTAGCTTTGTTAGATTAGCAACTAAGAGGTTCAAAATGGATGCAGATATCATAGTAATAGGAGCTTCCCCTGCGGGAGTCATGGCAGCCAGAAATGCATCGGCAAAAGGCTGCAAAGTTATTCTCCTGGATAAAAAGGAAGCAGTGGGAGTGCCCACTCATCCTGCAAACACATTTTTCAAAGGAATGTTTGACAGGACAGGGGAAGAAGTAGACCAGAGTTATGTAGTTAAGAACCTCAAAGGTGCCTATATCATCGCACCTTCCGGGAAGAATGTGATTTTTGAAGGAGATGCTTATTTCCTTGACAGGAAGAAGTTCGATGAATTCTATATTAAGCAGGCCAAAGATGCAGGTGCAGATGTTCGCTTCGGTATTGAAGTTCTCAATGTTCTCAAAAATGATGATGGCTTCATTGTAAGCACATCAAAAGGCAAGATTAAGTGTAAACTCGTCATTGTTTCTGATGGAATCAACTCAAGGGTCGCTGCACTTCTTGGTATGAAGCCAATTAAACACACTCAGGATATTGCCTGGTCACTTGAGGCTGAGATTGAGGCAGAAGGCATCGGTGAACCGGATTACTTTGAATATTATGTAGGAAACCATGCTCCTGGGTGGAAATCCACATATTCTCCTTGTGGTGGCAACAGAGCTACACTTGGAATGTATGTGCGCAGGCATGGTACAGATGTTTCAGACTTTTTCGATGCATGGCTTGAAAAGTTCAAGGAACTCAAAGGTCTTGATGACGTAAAGATCATAAGCAAATCCACCGGTGGCGATCCTATTGTTGCAATTCCCGGTGAGCTTGTGGCTGACGGCGTGATGATAGTCGGCGGTTCAGCAGCACAGTCCGGAATTGGCTATGGAATGCATGCAGGACAGATGTGCGGTGATGTTGCAGCAGATGCTATAGCAAAGGGTAACACATCGAAAAACTTCCTGTCCGAATACCAAAGACGCTGGAATGCAGCTTACAGGACGGAATACCATCTTGGAAGATTCGCCATGGAAACTCTCAGGAAGATGACTGACAAGGAAATCGATGGGATGATGGAAGTCTTTGAAGGTGAGGATTTGAAAGTTCTTAGCGGAACACCTTTTAACCAGGCGTTACAGGTATCAAAGATGATACTGAAAAATAATCCATCTTCTATATTATCATACAGGGCAGTTTTCAGGAACAAATAGTGATGAAACCAAAATATTATTTCTATAAGAATCCGGTTTTCAAGGTATATGCCCAGGTTGAAAACAACCGGGTAAGGATGAAGACCTCAGGTATTGCATCATCTATTATGGGTTCTTTTATAGCGGATATGATGGAAATATTCGAGGATACAAAACCATCCAAGGTTGAAAAGGATAAACTCATCTATTCAACATGGATGCCTCCAATTCCAAGCAAGGCTTTTGACAGGCTTGTTTCAAGCCAGATGAAGGCCATGAGGGGAAAATATGTTCCTGAACAAATTACAATTTCAATTACGGAAGAATGTCCGAACAGGTGTCTTCACTGCGCTCTTCCTGACACTAAGAATAAAGCAAGGCTGGATCCAGATACTGTGAAAAGTGTTATTGACCAGACAATCGACCTTGGTACCACGCTTATTATTTTTGATGGAGGCGAACCACTTCTTTACGATGGCCTTGAAGATCTTATCAGCTATGTAGACCAGTCACGTGCAATACCAGGTCTTTTTACATCAGGTGTTGGAATGACTCCTGAGCGTGCAAAGAGTCTCAAAAATGCAGGTCTTTCCATGCTAAGTGTGAGCTTTGACAGTGCTAATGAAGAAGGACACGACTATATGCGTGGCAGACCGGGTGTTTTTAAGGAAGCTGTAAATGCTCTTAAAAATGGACTTGATGCAGGCCTGCTGGTTGGAATTTATGTAGTTCTTTCACCACGCAACGTTGATGAACTTGACGATTTCTATGAGCTTGCAAAGGAACTTGGAGTACACGAATTATCTTTCTATGAGATCGTTCCAACAGGCAGGTGGCAAGGCCATGAGGGGGAAGTAATTACTCCGGAACATATCAAAAAATTCGATGATTTTGTTGAAAGAACATCCCATGCAGAAGGTCCTCGTGTATTCCCGATTCCTCAGATTATCAGGAAAATGGGATGTTTTGCAGGAAGAAAATGGCTCCATGTTACTCCGGAAGGGAATGTACTTCCATGCGCATGCATGCCAAAACCATATGGTAATGTTCACGAAGAAAGTCTTGCATCCATATGGAAAAAGATATACACTGATCCTGTATTCTGCTCTGGTCCATGTCTGATGCGTGATTCTTCATTCAGGATTAATCATCTTGGTCTTGAGCGCTGAGGTGCTTTCTTTTTTAATCTTTCAGACCTTCGTCTCTGATTTAAGCATCTTTTTACTTATGGATTAATTGTAAATTACAATTAGAATTTATTGATAAAAAACAGTTGAAAAAAGGGTGAAAAAGTCACCCTCTTAAATTTGATTATTTCAGGACTCCAGATCTCTGGATTGCCATCAGATTCTCCATGGTGAGCTTTTCGCCGGACTTGAACTTGTCAAAGATGTCTTCTGCATCCTTGCGCGCCTCTGCCCTTGAAGCCTCTTTCTTACCATCGACATCTCCCTTCTTGAGTTTGCGGAGTTCCTTGTCGATATCACGGATTTCTTTCTGGGCTGTGATGAAAAGTTTGTGCTGTTCATCAGCCTTTTCCTGGAAGTGAACGAATTCTTTGTGAGCAGCATCAGATTCTGCACGGACCTTGTCAGCCTCTTTGAAGGTGGTGATCATCTTGTCGTGATATTCCTGTGCCTTCTGTGCGTATTCTGAAAGTGTAGTGTGATAGGTGGATGCCTCGTCCCTGATCTCCTGTGCTTCAGTCAGCAGGTTCTTGAGCTCATCGTTGCTTTCAAGCTGCTGTTTCTTTACAACATACTGTTTCTGGAGTTCAGTAATTTTATTGACCAGCTCTCTTTCCTTGTTGGTTGTAAGGACTTCTGTCTGCTGTGCAAATTCCAGCCTGTCGATCTCCTTGCGGATATCTTTGATAGAAGGACCACCAAGGTTGTTTTCATTGCGTATCTGGTCTATCTTGGCAAATACTTCGTTAGCCTTGTTGTTGACCTCATCACGGAGTGCTTTGTTTTCCTTTACCTTCTCGTTGTTCTCGTCACGGAGCACCTTGTATTCCTGTGCTTCATTGATAAGGTCTTTAGTCTTTTTGTTCAGCTCATTACGCTTTGCTGCGAGTGTACTTGCTTCTGCGTTGAGTTCGTTACGTTTCTTCTTATATTCTTCAGACAGGTTCTTAAGCTCTGTCTTCTTTTCGTTCAGTTCTTTAATCACTTATTATCCTCCCGGTCCAGCAAAAAAGCTGGCATTTCATGCATCTCTAATGCACGATACTTGGCATCACTCGCTGTCCAGTGACTGGACAACCGGTATTACTGCCTCAAGATTCTTCTCTGTAATGACAATATTGGCATGTTCACGCAGGATAGGTTTGGAATTAAATGCAATGGCATATTTTGCCTTTTTGAATATACATATGTCATTGGCACCATCGCCAACTACTATACATTCATCAGGTTTTATCCCATATTTTCCAGAAATCTCTTCCAGAACAAACTCTTTAGAGCCTTGATCTGTCAGCGGACCTCTAACCTCTCCTGTAAGACAACCATTATCCGTAAGAAGCTCGTTTGAAACCACATGATCCATTCCCAGTGTCTCTCCAACACGGTCAGCAGCTATTGTAAAGCCGCCTGAGATCATTGCGGTTTTATAACCTCGGGATTTCAGGTAAGAAACCAGTTCTTTCGCACCTGGCATGAAAGGCATTTTGGCAAGAGCCTCATTTGCACTTTCAAGTGACAGTCCTTTAAGAAGCCTGACTCTTTGCTGAAGAGCTTCGGAAAAGTCAAGTTCCCCATGCATTGCTCTTTCAGTTATGGCGGCTACTTCGTCTCCCACTCCTGCGGCTTCTGCTAGCTCGTCAATGGTTTCAGCATCAATAAGGGTGCTGTCCATATCAAAAACTATTAACTTTATCCTATCAGAATTATTGCTGGTACGACTCACTTCATCAAACCTGGAATTTGAATCCCGTATTGAAACAGTATTTAAGTGCCGAGATTGATGTGAGATAAGTTACATTGCTTTTAAGGTTTTCGATAGATGTATTTGACAGCATTTCTATTTTCTGAAAGTTACCGGGGA from Methanolobus tindarius DSM 2278 harbors:
- a CDS encoding potassium channel family protein; this translates as MRVIVVGAGSLGILLTKNMIDQGKEVILIEKDETIAKELAETLDCTVINAEGTRPDILEKADLPSADAIVACTSNDQNNILIGLIARDAKVGKIILKIDDKQFMDVANKLGFYYMINPSSISSRYIADVLRGINTMELSNLVRSEVRFMGIVATESVIDKKLSEITLPDDSAFIGIYRKSDFILAEKDPKLREKDEVIIVTKADFIPDVNEAMGRNVDN
- a CDS encoding TrkH family potassium uptake protein, yielding MYELHTPVHIKAVAKYMGYYLLAFSFVLVVPMIVAIIFHNFQATGYYGVTAIAAFVLGSFIYRTLPDYELETKEALIIVALVFPISAFLSAIPMSLSTGMPFFDAYFESVSAVTTTGLSVAPADVGPVFFFARSWGQWVGGIGIILIVLSVLIRPGTTAFRMYKANYGDMKIKPTVISTTRTLGKVYVVITLVSIVLLLLSGMSLFDSICHAFCCVSTGGFSTQTASIGAYNGNLIPTAISISCILGAISFVLYPYLLKKPQKFIRDKELKYFLSVLVFGSIVFALTLSRENFEYAAIKDNLFQIISAITTAGFSTFDLSILSEASKAVLIFIMWIGGCMGSTAGGIKVFRLLLLFKVVHNVLVRLFLPRETITPIKIEEHIIESEEIYNLVTFMLLYTLILVASAFIFMLYGVDTITSVFEASSALSTVGLSAGATSAAMPAMLKAVLIVDMLFGRIEIIPLILLFMPGTWIKRKRKTKRIVRT
- the tgtA gene encoding tRNA guanosine(15) transglycosylase TgtA, which produces MSQFDIIHKDAAGRIGKLTTPHGVVETPTVMPVINPNIQTIKPSEMKDFGAEILITNSYIIYRKDELREKALKDGLHALLDYDGPIMTDSGSFQLSVYGEVEVTNQEIINFQQKIGTDIGVPLDIPTHPDVTYEKAKEDMDITIERLKEARGLVKEGGMLLAGPVQGATYKDLREDCARELSDVGFDVYPFGAVVPLMEAYRYSDLVDVIASAKKGLDPVAPVHLFGAGHPMMFALAVALGCDLFDSAAYALYAKDRRYITSRGTYHIDKLKYLPCSCPVCMAHTAEELKKAHNCTELLARHNLYVTFEEMREVKQAIWEGNLLELVEQRCRSHPRMLEALKQMTNYSSWLEECDPSSKSTFFYCGPESAKRPEVLRFTKQLERLTIKGSVLIRPYPTKKDKEYDNVMVFKAPFGSYPQDLAEVYPFNAEVVRTPDYESLETAFLNTIKLIELNPEATYTFLMRESFVHPLVEKLSKMDNVTVVPPKSE
- a CDS encoding UbiA prenyltransferase family protein, encoding MVSTSGSKTRNPYLEMLRPEISDMDLALPAASALLASYLVTGGFPGLIPFIIAVIGGYAAITSSYVYNDCCDIDIDAINLPDRPLVANKLKRNQALKYAGLLFLVASAAALYLNPESFVVLVIAVVTISIYSKLAKRMTFLSFVPVGIAYGLVPIGIWLAFDPAGFLKTPDYGSILPLPAIFLGLMMCFTDWGFTLSGVARDVEGDRARGAPTFPVTFGIPATSKFVTFMWTVGVIASVAIGITAEIGPIYFAGALLAGGWMLIQSFDFIKNPTEERGGRLFLQGSRYRGIMFGSLILDVILCILVPAYSGILW
- a CDS encoding NAD(P)/FAD-dependent oxidoreductase, producing the protein MDADIIVIGASPAGVMAARNASAKGCKVILLDKKEAVGVPTHPANTFFKGMFDRTGEEVDQSYVVKNLKGAYIIAPSGKNVIFEGDAYFLDRKKFDEFYIKQAKDAGADVRFGIEVLNVLKNDDGFIVSTSKGKIKCKLVIVSDGINSRVAALLGMKPIKHTQDIAWSLEAEIEAEGIGEPDYFEYYVGNHAPGWKSTYSPCGGNRATLGMYVRRHGTDVSDFFDAWLEKFKELKGLDDVKIISKSTGGDPIVAIPGELVADGVMIVGGSAAQSGIGYGMHAGQMCGDVAADAIAKGNTSKNFLSEYQRRWNAAYRTEYHLGRFAMETLRKMTDKEIDGMMEVFEGEDLKVLSGTPFNQALQVSKMILKNNPSSILSYRAVFRNK
- a CDS encoding radical SAM/SPASM domain-containing protein, with the translated sequence MKPKYYFYKNPVFKVYAQVENNRVRMKTSGIASSIMGSFIADMMEIFEDTKPSKVEKDKLIYSTWMPPIPSKAFDRLVSSQMKAMRGKYVPEQITISITEECPNRCLHCALPDTKNKARLDPDTVKSVIDQTIDLGTTLIIFDGGEPLLYDGLEDLISYVDQSRAIPGLFTSGVGMTPERAKSLKNAGLSMLSVSFDSANEEGHDYMRGRPGVFKEAVNALKNGLDAGLLVGIYVVLSPRNVDELDDFYELAKELGVHELSFYEIVPTGRWQGHEGEVITPEHIKKFDDFVERTSHAEGPRVFPIPQIIRKMGCFAGRKWLHVTPEGNVLPCACMPKPYGNVHEESLASIWKKIYTDPVFCSGPCLMRDSSFRINHLGLER
- a CDS encoding coiled-coil protein; the encoded protein is MIKELNEKKTELKNLSEEYKKKRNELNAEASTLAAKRNELNKKTKDLINEAQEYKVLRDENNEKVKENKALRDEVNNKANEVFAKIDQIRNENNLGGPSIKDIRKEIDRLEFAQQTEVLTTNKERELVNKITELQKQYVVKKQQLESNDELKNLLTEAQEIRDEASTYHTTLSEYAQKAQEYHDKMITTFKEADKVRAESDAAHKEFVHFQEKADEQHKLFITAQKEIRDIDKELRKLKKGDVDGKKEASRAEARKDAEDIFDKFKSGEKLTMENLMAIQRSGVLK
- the serB gene encoding phosphoserine phosphatase SerB, coding for MDSTLIDAETIDELAEAAGVGDEVAAITERAMHGELDFSEALQQRVRLLKGLSLESANEALAKMPFMPGAKELVSYLKSRGYKTAMISGGFTIAADRVGETLGMDHVVSNELLTDNGCLTGEVRGPLTDQGSKEFVLEEISGKYGIKPDECIVVGDGANDICIFKKAKYAIAFNSKPILREHANIVITEKNLEAVIPVVQSLDSE